In Perca flavescens isolate YP-PL-M2 chromosome 7, PFLA_1.0, whole genome shotgun sequence, the following proteins share a genomic window:
- the csrp1a gene encoding cysteine and glycine-rich protein 1 translates to MPLGGGNKCGRCQKTVYFAEEVLCDGRSFHKSCFLCMVCGKNLDSTTVAVRMDEIYCKACYGKKHGPKGYGYGQGAGTLSMDKGESLGITHEEPAPHRPTSNPNPSKLAQKFGGSDKCPRCGKSVYAAEKVIGAGSSWHKTGCFTCATCGKSLESTTLADKDGEIYCKGCYGKQFGPKGFGYGLGAGALSHTK, encoded by the exons ATGCCATTAGGAGGGGGAAACAAGTGTGGCCGCTGTCAGAAGACAGTTTACTTTGCAGAAGAGGTCCTTTGTGATGGGCGGAGCTTCCACAAGTCCTGCTTCCTGTGCA TGGTGTGTGGGAAGAACTTGGACAGCACAACTGTAGCTGTTCGTATGGATGAAATTTACTGCAAGGCATGCTACGGCAAGAAGCATGGGCCAAAAGGTTACGGTTATGGCCAGGGAGCAGGGACACTCAGCATGGACAAGGGAGAGTCTTTGGGCATTACACATGAAGA ACCTGCACCTCATCGTCCTACCAGCAACCCGAACCCATCCAAGCTGGCTCAGAAGTTTGGAGGGTCAGACAAGTGCCCTCGCTGTGGGAAGTCTGTCTACGCTGCTGAGAAAGTGATTGGAGCTGGGAGT TCATGGCATAAGACTGGATGTTTCACCTGTGCAACATGTGGGAAGAGCCTTGAGTCAACCACACTAGCTGATAAGGATGGAGAAATCTACTGCAAAG GCTGTTATGGCAAACAATTTGGTCCCAAGGGATTTGGGTACGGACTGGGAGCCGGGGCGCTGTCGCATACCAAGTAA
- the phlda3 gene encoding pleckstrin homology-like domain family A member 3 isoform X1, translating to MSFPAKVIRDGLLEKRSSGLLQLWKKKRCVLTEEGLRLHNCKGGGSKAKELRFERMATVDCVEYKRGLVYFTVVMATGKEIDFRCPQDGTAWNAEIALSLVRHKNLQAVQTGRNRHLSTAHLGSTGEDEEL from the coding sequence ATGTCTTTCCCGGCTAAAGTGATCCGAGACGGGCTGCTGGAGAAGCGCAGCAGCGGGCTCCTCCAGCTGTGGAAGAAGAAGCGCTGCGTGCTCACAGAGGAAGGGCTGCGCCTGCACAACTGCAAAGGCGGCGGCTCCAAAGCGAAGGAGCTCCGCTTTGAGCGCATGGCCACGGTGGACTGTGTGGAGTACAAGCGAGGGCTGGTGTACTTCACCGTGGTCATGGCTACGGGAAAGGAGATTGACTTTAGGTGTCCGCAGGACGGCACGGCGTGGAACGCGGAGATTGCTCTGTCATTGGTGCGCCATAAGAACCTGCAGGCCGTACAAACAGGACGGAATAGACACCTGTCCACAGCACACCTGGGCAGCACTGGGGAGGATGAGGAGCTCTGA
- the phlda3 gene encoding pleckstrin homology-like domain family A member 3 isoform X2, which translates to MIRDGLLEKRSSGLLQLWKKKRCVLTEEGLRLHNCKGGGSKAKELRFERMATVDCVEYKRGLVYFTVVMATGKEIDFRCPQDGTAWNAEIALSLVRHKNLQAVQTGRNRHLSTAHLGSTGEDEEL; encoded by the exons A TGATCCGAGACGGGCTGCTGGAGAAGCGCAGCAGCGGGCTCCTCCAGCTGTGGAAGAAGAAGCGCTGCGTGCTCACAGAGGAAGGGCTGCGCCTGCACAACTGCAAAGGCGGCGGCTCCAAAGCGAAGGAGCTCCGCTTTGAGCGCATGGCCACGGTGGACTGTGTGGAGTACAAGCGAGGGCTGGTGTACTTCACCGTGGTCATGGCTACGGGAAAGGAGATTGACTTTAGGTGTCCGCAGGACGGCACGGCGTGGAACGCGGAGATTGCTCTGTCATTGGTGCGCCATAAGAACCTGCAGGCCGTACAAACAGGACGGAATAGACACCTGTCCACAGCACACCTGGGCAGCACTGGGGAGGATGAGGAGCTCTGA
- the tnni1a gene encoding troponin I, slow skeletal muscle — protein sequence MPEHVQERKPKISASRKLMLKSLMVAKAKEELEQEVVVKEEEKQNYLSERAPPLNTSSLSLAQLQDLCRELHAKIDVVDEERYDIEAKVMLNTREIKDLNIKVLDLRGKFKRPSLRRVRVSADAILRSLLGSKHKVSMDLRANLKSVKKEDTEKKRPVEDSDWRKNVEAMSGMEGRKKMFDAAKGPAQ from the exons ATGcctgagcatgt gcaagAG AGGAAGCCAAAGATCTCAGCTTCGAGGAAGCTGATGCTCAAG AGTCTGATGGTGGCAAAGGCCAAGGAGGAATTGGAACAGGAGGTTGTGGTtaaagaggaggagaaacagAACTATCTGTCAGAGAGAGCTCCTCCTCTAAACACCAGCAGCCTGAGTCTTGCGCAACTACAG gACCTCTGCAGAGAGCTTCATGCCAAGATAGATGTGGTGGATGAGGAGCGATACGACATTGAAGCCAAAGTCATGCTCAACACACGTGAG ATTAAAGACCTTAACATCAAGGTGTTGGACCTCAGAGGGAAATTTAAGAGACCTAGTCTTCGTCGTGTTCGTGTGTCTGCTGATGCCATCCTTCGCTCACTGCTGGGCTCAAAGCACAAAGTCTCCATGGACCTCAGGGCCAACCTCAAGTCTGTCAAGAAAGAGGATACTGAGAAG AAGAGGCCAGTAGAGGACAGTGACTGGAGGAAGAATGTGGAGGCCATGTCAGGGATGGAGGGAAGGAAGAAGATGTTTGATGCTGCTAAGGGTCCTGCCCAGTGA